In Salmo salar chromosome ssa15, Ssal_v3.1, whole genome shotgun sequence, one genomic interval encodes:
- the LOC106571469 gene encoding toll-like receptor 5 has translation MMRNLILLAIFGEYLQVVKCTPKCPIYGSIAACTSQSLHQVPALPPYITIVYMRDNYISEINETSFSGLEGLTELDLSWQQVNGLIIRTNTFQRLENLAVLYLGYNTGLQIEPDAFVGLSNLRALSLYRCDLTESILQGDYLRPLVSLETLDLYGNQVKRIQPALFFVNITDFHELNVSLNQMEYICEEDLLGFQGKHFRLLKLNSLYLNSMTQYGFDWKRCGNPFRNMSMETLDLSSNGFDVDKAKLFFNAIRGTKIHHLILEHSTMGKSFGFSNVKDPDRQTFEGLKNSSVKILDLSKCFIFTLQYAVFSPLREVEDITIAQNKINQIDREAFFGLQNLQKLNLSHNLIGEIYSYTFDKLPNILELDLSYNHIGALGYHAFKGLPNLQFLDLTGNSIRELGTYGSLAPLPNIQHLRLADNKITSLEGLSVFANSTIILNVQNNRLTNLEDVYTVLAKLMHIEVLWYGNNFIKWCTLNNNISVPAVNSLKLLELRNIALQMIWARGECMHVFENLGKLLSLDLSFNSLQTLPDGIFKGLISLEEMDLHFNSLTYLKPDIFPESLKTVDLSYNFLASPDPVAFHSLSWINLYRNQFHCDCGLEDFLTWLKGTNVTFPDPGVNEFSCEFPSDLHGISLLNYSSVISCEEDDERLVQELRLSLFIGCTALIILTMVGTIVFARLRGFLFKVYKKLTARILEGPRRDLSAGGPRYDAYLCFSNNDYKWVETALLNRLDSQFSERNVLRCCFEVRDFIPGEDHLFNIRDAIWGSRKTVCIVSKEFLKDGWCLEAFTLAQSRMLEELRDVLIMVVVGNVPHYRLMKHEGIRTFARKREYLQWPEDTQDIQWFYEKLMSKILKDKKNTAKDNNGDITLVNMTVGT, from the coding sequence ATGATGAGGAACCTTATACTGCTGGCTATCTTTGGAGAATACCTGCAGGTGGTGAAATGCACCCCAAAATGCCCAATATATGGCTCTATAGCAGCTTGCACCAGCCAGTCTCTACATCAGGTCCCTGCGCTGCCTCCATACATTACCATTGTGTATATGAGGGATAACTACATCAGTGAGATCAATGAGACATCCTTCTCTGGGCTTGAAGGGTTAACGGAACTGGACCTCAGTTGGCAACAGGTGAATGGGCTTATTATAAGAACTAACACCTTTCAAAGGCTGGAAAACTTGGCAGTGCTTTATTTAGGGTATAACACAGGTTTACAAATTGAGCCAGATGCGTTTGTGGGACTGTCCAACCTGAGAGCTCTCTCGCTGTATAGGTGTGACCTGACTGAATCTATTTTACAGGGTGACTATCTCAGGCCCCTGGTTTCCTTGGAAACACTAGATCTGTATGGTAACCAGGTGAAAAGAATCCAACCTGCTCTGTTCTTTGTGAACATTACAGATTTCCATGAACTAAACGTTTCCCTAAACCAGATGGAATACATATGTGAGGAAGATTTGCTTGGCTTTCAAGGCAAACACTTTCGCCTCCTCAAGTTGAACAGCCTCTATCTAAATAGCATGACTCAGTATGGCTTTGACTGGAAACGATGCGGAAATCCTTTTCGGAACATGTCCATGGAGACACTTGATTTATCTTCCAATGGATTCGATGTGGACAAGGCAAAACTGTTTTTCAATGCAATCCGAGGGACAAAAATCCACCATCTTATTCTGGAACACAGCACCATGGGGAAATCATTTGGTTTCAGCAACGTGAAAGACCCAGACAGGCAAACATTTGAGGGCCTCAAGAATAGTAGTGTCAAGATTCTAGATTTGTCCAAATGCTTTATATTTACATTGCAATATGCAGTATTCAGTCCGCTGAGAGAGGTAGAGGACATAACAATAGCCCAAAACAAAATTAACCAGATTGACAGGGAGGCGTTTTTTGGTCTTCAAAATCTACAAAAGCTCAACCTATCACACAATCTTATAGGGGAAATCTATTCTTACACGTTTGACAAACTACCCAATATTTTAGAACTAGATTTATCTTACAACCATATTGGTGCATTGGGATATCATGCATTTAAAGGACTTCCAAACCTACAATTTCTGGATCTTACAGGAAACTCTATTCGGGAACTAGGTACATATGGTTCCCTTGCACCACTACCAAACATCCAACATCTTCGTTTGGCTGATAATAAGATTACATCCTTAGAGGGCCTCTCTGTCTTTGCTAATAGTACGATCATACTTAATGTTCAAAACAACAGGTTAACTAATTTAGAGGATGTATACACAGTTTTAGCAAAATTAATGCACATTGAGGTTCTCTGGTATGGTAACAACTTCATAAAGTGGTGCACCCTTAACAATAATATTTCAGTGCCAGCTGTGAACTCTCTGAAGCTGCTTGAGCTAAGGAACATCGCCTTGCAGATGATATGGGCACGGGGAGAGTGTatgcatgtatttgaaaatctTGGCAAGCTTTTAAGTCTAGATTTAAGCTTTAACTCTTTACAGACTCTCCCAGATGGTATATTTAAAGGCCTCATCTCTCTGGAAGAGATGGATCTTCACTTCAACTCACTCACATACCTCAAACCAGACATTTTTCCAGAGAGTCTCAAAACAGTTGACCTCTCTTACAATTTCCTGGCCTCTCCTGACCCAGTAGCTTTCCATTCTCTCAGCTGGATCAACCTGTATAGGAATCAATTCCACTGTGACTGCGGTCTGGAGGACTTTCTGACGTGGCTGAAAGGGACTAACGTGACTTTTCCTGACCCTGGCGTGAATGAATTTAGCTGTGAGTTTCCTTCAGATCTCCATGGCATCAGCCTGTTGAATTACAGCTCAGTCATATCGTGTGAGGAGGATGACGAGAGGCTGGTTCAGGAGCTGAGGCTCTCGCTCTTCATCGGCTGCACAGCGCTCATCATCCTGACCATGGTCGGAACAATCGTTTTCGCTCGTCTCCGTGGATTCCTCTTCAAAGTTTACAAAAAGTTGACCGCCAGGATCCTTGAGGGCCCTAGGAGGGATCTTTCTGCTGGTGGGCCTCGGTACGACGCTTACTTATGCTTCAGCAACAACGACTACAAGTGGGTAGAAACCGCCCTGTTGAACAGACTAGACTCTCAGTTCTCGGAGCGAAACGTCCTCCGCTGCTGCTTCGAGGTCAGAGACTTCATCCCAGGTGAAGATCACCTGTTCAATATCAGGGACGCCATATGGGGGAGCAGGAAGACGGTTTGTATTGTGTCTAAAGAGTTCCTCAAGGACGGCTGGTGCCTGGAGGCCTTTACCCTGGCTCAGAGCAGGATGCTGGAGGAGCTCAGAGATGTTCTCATCATGGTGGTTGTGGGGAATGTCCCCCATTACAGACTGATGAAACATGAAGGCATTAGGACCTTTGCCCGGAAGAGGGAGTACCTGCAGTGGCCGGAGGACACACAGGATATTCAATGGTTCTATGAGAAGCTCATGTCCAAGATTCTTAAGGACAAAAAGAACACCGCCAAAGATAACAATGGGGATATCACACTTGTAAATATGACAGTTGGAACTTAA